One genomic region from Glaciimonas sp. PAMC28666 encodes:
- the holA gene encoding DNA polymerase III subunit delta — protein MQLRIDALDTHLTKSVAPLYVITSDEHLLALEAADKIRKSARAHGCSERDVLTVDRSFKWGELQAANQSQSLFGDKKLIELHIPTGKPGKDGGQALQQYASTLNPDNVTIITLPKLDWVTQKAAWVGSLQQTGVYIDIPLVERSQLPNWIGVRLAAQQLSADRQSLDFIADRVEGNLLAAHQEIQKLALLHPPGKLSFEQIHDAVLNVARYDVFKLNEAMLAGDVARLVRMIDGLKGEGEALPLVLWAIAEECRILLKLKSGMTQGRPLSALLKEYRIWGPRERLMEPALRRLSLATLEAALQQAAQVDKMVKGLRAKAFAGDAWDALLQLGLTVARS, from the coding sequence ATGCAACTGCGGATTGACGCTCTTGATACCCATTTGACAAAGTCAGTGGCGCCGCTCTACGTCATCACTAGCGACGAGCATCTGCTTGCGCTCGAAGCGGCGGATAAAATTCGGAAAAGCGCACGTGCTCATGGCTGCTCCGAACGTGACGTTTTGACGGTTGACCGCAGTTTTAAATGGGGCGAACTGCAAGCTGCGAATCAATCCCAATCGCTATTTGGCGATAAAAAATTGATCGAACTACACATCCCCACCGGCAAACCGGGAAAAGACGGCGGTCAGGCGTTGCAACAATATGCCTCGACCCTGAATCCGGATAATGTCACCATCATCACGTTGCCGAAGCTGGATTGGGTCACGCAAAAAGCGGCATGGGTAGGATCGCTGCAGCAAACTGGCGTATATATTGATATACCGCTGGTTGAACGCTCTCAATTGCCAAACTGGATCGGTGTGCGACTGGCCGCGCAACAGCTCAGCGCTGACCGCCAATCACTCGATTTTATCGCTGATCGGGTAGAGGGAAATCTGCTGGCCGCGCATCAGGAGATACAGAAACTGGCGCTGTTGCATCCACCAGGCAAACTCAGTTTCGAGCAGATTCACGACGCTGTCCTTAACGTCGCACGCTATGATGTTTTTAAATTAAATGAAGCGATGCTGGCAGGCGACGTGGCCCGTTTAGTCAGAATGATCGACGGACTAAAAGGTGAAGGCGAAGCGCTGCCGCTGGTACTCTGGGCGATTGCCGAAGAATGCCGCATCTTGTTAAAACTGAAATCGGGCATGACACAAGGCCGACCGTTGAGCGCCTTGCTCAAGGAGTATCGCATCTGGGGTCCGCGCGAACGTCTGATGGAACCGGCCCTGCGTCGTTTATCCCTTGCGACTCTGGAAGCAGCATTGCAACAAGCTGCGCAAGTCGACAAGATGGTGAAAGGTCTGCGGGCCAAGGCGTTTGCTGGCGATGCATGGGATGCGCTATTGCAATTAGGCCTGACGGTCGCACGTTCTTAG
- the lptE gene encoding LPS assembly lipoprotein LptE: protein MTRVSFSRQTLVRWTMVIAITAMLTACGFHLRGSASLPFRTIYLGSATGTPLGVELKRNIQASGSTEVVPTAKGAEAVLEVIAQTQEKVILTLNSQGRAREYMLYSRFSFRLKDAQQKELMPVTMITLKRDISYNESEELSKVAEEALLYRDMQTDLVQQILRRMAALKPAAEANATATGTEPAPPASSAPASSAPSSQSAPAAPTTPAAP from the coding sequence ATGACGCGCGTTTCCTTTAGTCGCCAAACGTTAGTTCGCTGGACGATGGTTATCGCCATCACCGCCATGCTCACTGCGTGCGGTTTTCACTTGCGTGGCTCCGCGAGCCTGCCTTTCAGGACGATCTATCTGGGCTCGGCTACGGGTACCCCGCTGGGGGTTGAACTCAAGCGTAACATTCAGGCTAGCGGCAGCACAGAAGTGGTGCCGACTGCAAAAGGTGCTGAGGCCGTGCTGGAGGTGATCGCGCAGACGCAGGAAAAAGTGATCCTCACCCTCAACAGCCAGGGTCGGGCGCGTGAATATATGCTTTATTCAAGGTTTTCATTTCGCTTGAAGGACGCTCAGCAGAAAGAATTGATGCCGGTCACCATGATTACGCTGAAGCGTGACATCAGCTATAACGAATCGGAAGAACTTTCAAAAGTGGCTGAAGAGGCGCTGTTGTATCGCGATATGCAAACTGACCTGGTCCAACAAATTCTGCGTCGCATGGCGGCACTGAAACCCGCCGCAGAAGCTAACGCTACCGCTACGGGGACCGAGCCAGCGCCACCGGCGAGTTCAGCGCCGGCTTCGTCAGCGCCGTCCAGCCAATCAGCGCCAGCAGCACCGACAACACCTGCAGCACCATAA
- the leuS gene encoding leucine--tRNA ligase, producing MQEKYSPNDVEKSTQDHWRAIDAYKVVEHAKDKNGQDKQKFYACSMLPYPSGKLHMGHVRNYTINDVMYRYMRMNNFNVLMPMGWDAFGMPAENAAMANNVPPAQWTYSNIEHMKAQMQSMGLAIDWSREMTACKPEYYKWNQWMFLKMLEKGIIYKKTGTVNWDPIDKTVLANEQVIDGRGWRSGALIEKREIPMYYAKITDYAEELLDHVETKLPGWPERVRLMQANWIGKSTGVRFAFPHKIEEDGKLIQDGKLWVFTTRVDTIKGVTFCVVAPEHALATFAAKTNPELVEFIAECKKGGVAEADMAVMEKKGMPTGLFVSHPLTGQLVEVWVGNYVLITYGDGAVMGVPAHDERDFAFAQKYVLAIRPVIAVEGKVYSTESWHDWYADKQNGRCVDSGKYDGMHFQQAVDAIAADLAAHGLGEKKITYRLRDWGISRQRYWGTPIPIIHCDDCGDVPVPEKDLPVLLPEDCVPDGSGNPLNKHEKFLHVDCPTCGKPARRETDTMDTFVDSSWYYMKYTSPGSTDAMVDARNDYWMPMDQYIGGIEHAVLHLLYARFWTKVMRDFGLVKFDEPFTNLLTQGMVLNETYYREESNGKKIWHNPEDVSLTFDEKGRPQSATLKSDGQPVIIGGTEKMSKSKNNGIDPQAQIDEYGADTARLFTMFASPPEQTLEWSNAGVEGANRFLRRVWSFSHAQAANIIPGSNKPYTDLSGPLKTLRREVHKILQQADHDLKRIQYNTVVSACMKMLNTLEAAKLEATGASNAVLTECLSIFLRVLNPIAPHITHTLWQELGFAKVHGDILDASWPQVDAQALEQSEIEMMIQVNGKLRGSIIVAKDADKATIEAMALAHENVQKFLEGAPKKVIVVPGKLINIVV from the coding sequence ATGCAAGAAAAATACAGCCCTAACGACGTCGAAAAATCGACGCAAGACCATTGGCGCGCGATTGATGCCTATAAAGTGGTCGAACACGCCAAAGACAAGAACGGTCAGGACAAGCAGAAGTTTTATGCCTGCTCAATGCTGCCCTACCCTTCGGGCAAATTGCACATGGGTCATGTACGCAATTACACGATCAATGATGTGATGTATCGCTACATGCGGATGAATAACTTCAACGTCCTGATGCCAATGGGATGGGATGCGTTTGGCATGCCTGCGGAAAACGCGGCAATGGCTAACAATGTGCCACCGGCACAATGGACGTACAGCAACATCGAACACATGAAAGCGCAGATGCAATCAATGGGGCTCGCCATTGACTGGTCGCGTGAAATGACGGCGTGCAAGCCAGAGTATTACAAATGGAACCAGTGGATGTTTTTGAAGATGCTTGAAAAAGGCATCATCTACAAAAAGACCGGGACCGTCAACTGGGACCCAATCGACAAAACTGTATTAGCTAACGAGCAAGTCATCGACGGTCGCGGCTGGCGTTCGGGTGCGCTGATTGAAAAGCGTGAAATTCCGATGTATTACGCCAAGATCACCGATTACGCGGAAGAATTGCTGGATCACGTCGAAACCAAGTTACCCGGCTGGCCTGAGCGCGTGCGCCTGATGCAGGCCAATTGGATCGGCAAATCCACCGGCGTCCGCTTCGCGTTTCCGCATAAAATTGAGGAAGACGGCAAGCTCATTCAGGACGGCAAATTGTGGGTATTTACCACGCGTGTCGACACCATCAAGGGCGTTACTTTTTGCGTAGTAGCGCCGGAACACGCATTGGCGACGTTTGCTGCCAAGACCAACCCTGAATTGGTCGAGTTTATCGCTGAATGTAAAAAAGGTGGCGTTGCCGAAGCCGATATGGCGGTCATGGAAAAGAAAGGTATGCCCACCGGCCTCTTCGTTTCACATCCACTGACCGGGCAACTGGTGGAAGTCTGGGTCGGCAATTATGTATTGATTACGTACGGAGACGGCGCTGTCATGGGCGTGCCTGCGCATGATGAACGCGACTTCGCTTTCGCCCAAAAATATGTATTGGCGATTCGCCCGGTGATCGCTGTGGAAGGCAAAGTGTATTCCACCGAAAGCTGGCACGATTGGTACGCTGACAAACAAAACGGTCGCTGCGTCGATTCAGGCAAGTACGACGGCATGCACTTTCAACAAGCAGTTGACGCCATCGCTGCCGACCTGGCCGCGCATGGCCTCGGCGAGAAGAAAATCACCTATCGCCTGCGCGATTGGGGCATCTCGCGCCAACGCTATTGGGGCACGCCGATTCCGATCATCCATTGCGACGACTGCGGAGACGTGCCCGTACCGGAAAAAGATTTACCGGTCCTGTTGCCGGAAGATTGCGTACCGGACGGCAGCGGCAATCCCCTGAACAAGCACGAAAAATTTCTCCATGTCGATTGTCCGACCTGCGGCAAACCCGCGCGCCGCGAAACCGACACTATGGATACTTTTGTCGATTCATCCTGGTATTACATGAAGTACACGTCACCCGGCTCGACCGATGCCATGGTCGACGCACGAAATGACTACTGGATGCCGATGGATCAATACATCGGTGGTATTGAGCATGCGGTATTACATCTGTTGTATGCGCGTTTCTGGACCAAGGTCATGCGCGATTTTGGATTGGTGAAATTTGATGAGCCGTTTACCAATTTGCTGACACAGGGGATGGTTCTCAATGAGACCTACTACCGCGAAGAAAGCAACGGCAAGAAAATTTGGCACAACCCGGAAGATGTGAGTTTAACGTTCGATGAGAAGGGTCGTCCGCAATCGGCAACCCTGAAATCCGACGGGCAGCCGGTCATCATCGGCGGCACGGAAAAAATGTCAAAGTCAAAAAACAATGGCATTGATCCACAGGCCCAAATTGACGAATACGGTGCCGATACGGCCCGTTTGTTCACAATGTTTGCCTCCCCACCGGAGCAAACACTGGAATGGTCAAACGCTGGCGTCGAAGGTGCAAACCGTTTCTTGCGCAGGGTCTGGAGCTTCAGCCATGCACAGGCAGCGAATATTATTCCGGGCTCGAACAAGCCGTACACAGATTTGTCGGGCCCACTCAAAACCTTGCGGCGTGAGGTCCACAAGATTTTGCAACAGGCCGATCATGACTTGAAGCGGATTCAATACAACACCGTGGTCTCAGCCTGCATGAAAATGCTGAACACGCTCGAAGCTGCCAAGCTTGAAGCCACAGGTGCCAGCAATGCGGTATTGACAGAATGCTTGTCGATTTTCTTGCGCGTGCTGAATCCCATTGCGCCGCACATTACGCATACCTTGTGGCAAGAGCTTGGCTTTGCCAAGGTTCATGGCGATATTCTGGATGCAAGCTGGCCCCAGGTCGACGCTCAGGCATTGGAGCAAAGCGAAATCGAGATGATGATTCAGGTGAATGGCAAACTTCGTGGCAGCATCATCGTTGCTAAAGATGCCGATAAAGCGACCATCGAAGCCATGGCCCTGGCGCACGAAAATGTGCAAAAGTTCCTCGAAGGCGCACCGAAAAAAGTGATTGTGGTACCTGGAAAGCTGATTAATATCGTTGTATGA
- a CDS encoding biopolymer transporter ExbD, whose product MSFGGFNDNQHSAPMADINITPMVDVMLVLLVIFIITAPLFTHAVKVNLPTAQSAPAPEKPETVTLSIDRAGKMFWNDQPVAEPELTQRLIIAAQKQPQPELQLRADKDTRYQVLAQVMSLAQNNGVTKIGFVTDPKSAAAAK is encoded by the coding sequence ATGTCATTCGGTGGATTTAACGACAATCAGCACTCAGCGCCAATGGCGGATATCAACATCACGCCGATGGTCGACGTCATGTTGGTTCTGCTGGTGATCTTTATCATCACAGCGCCGTTGTTCACGCACGCGGTCAAGGTCAACTTACCGACCGCGCAATCTGCGCCCGCCCCGGAAAAACCGGAAACAGTGACGTTGTCCATTGACCGCGCTGGCAAAATGTTCTGGAATGACCAGCCAGTTGCAGAACCTGAACTCACTCAGCGCCTGATTATCGCAGCACAAAAACAACCGCAGCCAGAGCTGCAATTACGCGCTGACAAAGATACGCGTTATCAGGTTTTGGCACAGGTCATGTCGCTTGCACAAAATAACGGCGTGACAAAAATCGGTTTTGTAACCGATCCAAAAAGCGCAGCTGCAGCAAAATAA
- a CDS encoding MotA/TolQ/ExbB proton channel family protein — protein MNDNLGFAHYWSQGDAVSHGVAYLLLIMSVVSWYYILSKTLSSWRIRRSASALDGFWQAPTLNDAIAVIKPVDTESVYAPLAIQAADAAGIRSPMTSKPAASLNAGTDLGELITRTLRREINRVSSRLESGLTLLASVGSTAPFVGLFGTVWGIYHALMAVSASGTVQIDKVAGPVGEALIMTALGLVVAIPAVLAYNAFTRVNRVTLAELDAFAHDLHAYLTTGSRVGK, from the coding sequence ATGAATGATAATCTAGGGTTCGCCCACTATTGGTCGCAAGGCGATGCGGTTTCCCATGGCGTAGCCTATCTGCTACTGATAATGTCCGTGGTGAGCTGGTACTACATTTTGTCCAAAACATTAAGTTCGTGGCGCATCCGGCGCAGCGCTTCCGCGTTAGACGGCTTCTGGCAGGCACCCACTCTGAACGATGCAATTGCCGTCATTAAACCGGTCGATACTGAGAGCGTTTACGCGCCACTTGCCATTCAGGCAGCAGACGCAGCAGGCATTCGTTCGCCAATGACCAGCAAACCCGCCGCCTCGCTCAATGCAGGAACCGACCTGGGCGAGTTGATCACGCGCACGTTGCGCCGCGAAATCAATCGGGTCTCCTCACGCCTGGAAAGCGGATTGACATTGCTTGCGTCGGTAGGATCAACCGCGCCTTTCGTTGGTTTGTTTGGCACGGTCTGGGGTATTTACCACGCTTTGATGGCGGTTTCCGCTTCAGGTACGGTGCAGATAGATAAAGTCGCCGGACCGGTTGGCGAAGCATTGATTATGACTGCCCTTGGTCTGGTCGTGGCGATCCCTGCGGTGCTGGCGTACAACGCGTTCACCCGCGTTAATCGCGTTACACTGGCGGAGCTCGATGCCTTTGCGCACGATTTGCACGCTTATCTGACGACAGGTAGCCGCGTAGGTAAATAA
- the dapB gene encoding 4-hydroxy-tetrahydrodipicolinate reductase, producing the protein MNQMKIAVAGASGRMGHMLIEAIQNAEDATLTGALDVPTAPGLGSDAAAFLGKPAGVLIESDLDKGLHNAAFLIDFTRPEGTLTHLAYCAEHGIKMIIGTTGFDEAGKAAIAEAAKKTAILFAPNMSVGVNVTMKLLEMAAKSFSHGYDIEIIEAHHRHKVDAPSGTALKMGEVIADALGRKLDEVAVYSREGVTGARDPSTIGFASIRGGDIVGDHTVLFASDGERVEITHKSSSRVTYAHGSLRAARFLNDKATGLYDMQDVLGLR; encoded by the coding sequence ATGAATCAAATGAAAATTGCTGTTGCTGGCGCGTCCGGTCGCATGGGGCATATGCTCATCGAAGCTATTCAGAATGCCGAAGATGCCACATTAACCGGAGCGCTGGATGTGCCGACGGCACCCGGACTTGGATCTGACGCTGCTGCGTTTCTGGGCAAACCCGCCGGTGTCCTGATCGAGTCCGATCTGGATAAGGGCTTGCACAACGCCGCGTTCCTGATCGACTTTACCCGTCCCGAAGGAACGCTGACGCACCTCGCGTATTGCGCCGAACATGGCATCAAGATGATTATCGGCACGACCGGGTTTGATGAAGCTGGTAAGGCGGCCATTGCAGAAGCGGCAAAAAAAACCGCCATCCTGTTCGCACCCAACATGAGTGTTGGCGTCAATGTCACCATGAAATTGCTGGAAATGGCAGCGAAAAGTTTTTCGCACGGCTATGATATTGAGATTATCGAAGCGCATCACCGTCACAAAGTGGACGCGCCATCCGGTACAGCCTTGAAAATGGGCGAAGTGATTGCCGACGCGCTTGGTCGCAAGCTCGACGAAGTCGCCGTCTATTCGCGCGAGGGAGTGACCGGCGCTCGCGATCCATCCACAATAGGATTCGCATCCATACGGGGCGGCGATATCGTCGGCGACCATACCGTGCTGTTTGCCAGCGATGGCGAACGCGTTGAAATTACGCACAAATCCTCCAGCCGGGTAACCTATGCGCACGGCAGTCTGCGGGCCGCCCGCTTTCTCAACGATAAAGCAACCGGTCTATATGACATGCAGGATGTTCTCGGTTTGCGTTAA
- a CDS encoding outer membrane protein assembly factor BamE, translated as MRMLLSRSARTSALTLAAVSIALLAGCASKTPLIDGPTSATGTNGANASSATPTSATANNGVQTIKNPRFFGIFSPYRYNIQQGNFVSKEMISQVKEGMTTEQVSFALGAPLLTDMFHANRWDYVFRLQKGNGEITSSRVSVFFKDNLVSSIEGGSDLPTEADYLARISGGNKEAKKATKDSGIAKDVPTPPPTSPAQ; from the coding sequence ATGCGAATGTTGCTCTCCCGTAGTGCCCGCACCTCCGCCCTGACACTGGCTGCCGTTTCGATAGCTTTGTTAGCAGGATGCGCATCTAAAACCCCCCTAATTGACGGCCCGACTTCGGCAACCGGCACCAATGGCGCTAACGCGAGTTCGGCTACGCCGACCAGCGCGACGGCGAACAACGGCGTCCAAACCATCAAGAATCCCCGTTTCTTCGGAATTTTCTCGCCTTATCGCTACAATATTCAGCAGGGTAATTTTGTTTCGAAAGAAATGATCTCCCAGGTCAAAGAGGGGATGACCACAGAGCAAGTGTCTTTTGCACTGGGTGCGCCGTTGCTGACCGACATGTTTCATGCCAATCGCTGGGATTACGTATTCCGTTTGCAAAAAGGCAATGGCGAAATTACCTCCAGCCGCGTCAGCGTTTTCTTTAAAGACAACCTCGTGAGCAGCATTGAAGGCGGTTCTGATTTACCGACCGAAGCTGATTACCTTGCGCGCATCTCGGGGGGCAATAAAGAAGCAAAAAAAGCCACCAAAGATAGCGGCATCGCTAAAGACGTGCCAACCCCTCCACCTACCTCGCCTGCACAATAA
- the fur gene encoding ferric iron uptake transcriptional regulator — protein sequence MPNNPSELKASGLKATLPRLKILEIFQNSEVRHLSAEDVYKILLTENLDVGLATVYRVLTQFEQAGLLQRNHFETGKAVFELNEGSHHDHLVCLVCGLVEEFYDEEIENRQKAVATERGFEIADHALALYGHCRNCVKK from the coding sequence ATGCCTAACAATCCATCAGAACTAAAAGCCAGTGGCCTTAAAGCTACTTTACCGCGACTTAAGATTTTGGAAATTTTCCAAAATAGCGAGGTGCGCCACCTCAGCGCCGAAGACGTCTACAAGATTTTACTTACCGAGAATTTAGATGTCGGTTTGGCAACTGTTTATCGTGTACTGACGCAATTCGAGCAAGCCGGGCTATTGCAGCGGAATCATTTTGAAACCGGCAAGGCCGTTTTTGAGCTAAACGAAGGTTCGCACCATGACCACCTGGTTTGTCTGGTCTGCGGACTGGTCGAAGAGTTTTATGATGAAGAAATCGAAAATCGTCAGAAAGCTGTCGCCACGGAACGCGGCTTTGAGATCGCGGATCACGCTCTCGCGCTATACGGCCACTGCCGGAACTGCGTAAAAAAGTAA
- the hrcA gene encoding heat-inducible transcriptional repressor HrcA — MHLDTRAQTLLKALVERYIADGQPVGSRALSKISGLELSPATIRNIMADLEEMGFVASPHTSAGRVPTPRGYRVFVDTLLTVQPIDESALESRMQTRLQTNSPQKIIANAAQVLSSLSQFAGVVLTPRRESIFQQIEFLRLSEKRILLVIVGPSGDVQNRLLLTDVDYTPSQLIHAANFINQNYGGQSIDDVRLRLQTEVRQLRDDMNRLMMAAVEAGSEAMTDDADEVVISGERNLLSVTDLSSSMSSLRKLFDMFEQKTNLMRLLDISGKATGVQIFIGGESQLVPMEEMSVVTAPYEVNGKIVGTLGVIGPTRMAYQRVIPIVDITAKLLSNALSQN; from the coding sequence ATGCATCTTGATACTCGCGCGCAAACTTTATTGAAGGCTTTGGTCGAACGCTACATTGCAGACGGTCAGCCGGTGGGCTCTCGCGCACTTTCAAAAATCTCCGGATTAGAATTATCCCCGGCAACTATCCGCAATATCATGGCGGATCTGGAAGAAATGGGGTTCGTCGCCAGTCCCCATACCTCCGCCGGACGGGTGCCGACGCCCAGAGGTTATCGCGTGTTTGTGGACACCTTGCTCACGGTCCAGCCGATTGATGAAAGCGCGCTTGAATCACGAATGCAAACGAGGCTGCAAACCAACTCACCGCAAAAAATCATCGCCAACGCGGCGCAGGTGCTGTCCTCGCTCTCGCAATTTGCCGGCGTGGTCCTGACGCCGCGAAGAGAGTCGATATTTCAGCAAATCGAGTTCTTACGCCTATCCGAAAAACGTATATTGCTCGTCATTGTCGGTCCGAGTGGCGATGTGCAAAATAGATTATTACTGACCGATGTCGATTACACGCCATCCCAACTCATCCACGCGGCTAATTTTATTAATCAAAATTACGGCGGACAAAGTATTGACGACGTTCGCCTGCGCCTGCAGACAGAAGTGCGCCAGTTGCGCGATGACATGAATCGACTCATGATGGCCGCTGTTGAGGCCGGTAGCGAGGCGATGACCGACGATGCGGATGAAGTTGTCATCTCGGGAGAGCGCAACTTACTGAGCGTGACCGATCTATCGTCCAGCATGAGTTCTCTGCGCAAACTGTTTGATATGTTTGAGCAAAAGACCAATTTGATGCGGCTGCTGGATATATCTGGGAAGGCGACGGGGGTGCAAATATTCATCGGTGGCGAATCGCAGCTGGTACCAATGGAAGAAATGAGCGTAGTCACCGCACCCTACGAAGTGAATGGAAAAATTGTGGGCACGCTAGGTGTCATCGGACCTACCCGAATGGCGTATCAACGCGTGATACCGATTGTTGATATCACCGCGAAGCTACTTTCCAACGCCTTGAGTCAAAATTAA
- a CDS encoding HAD family hydrolase yields the protein MNNIVSHQSAPKPAPHGPIKAVLFDLDDTLWPIMPVLVRAEKLLYDWLCLNAPAVSRAYTIDTLRQRRQALSATDPLFKINLSALRHAGLTEAFNAVGEDVSKIDAAMALFAEARHAVTPFDDVQPVLTRLSQHLLLGSVSNGFADLEIIGLSQHFAISIAAHSFGCAKPDPTIFHAACDALDVKPEQAVYVGDDPHLDVMGAGEAGLRSVWINRFDRVLPAGIVADAECRSLHELEAWLNGQASQARNR from the coding sequence ATGAATAATATCGTCAGCCATCAATCTGCACCCAAGCCAGCGCCCCACGGACCGATTAAAGCTGTGCTGTTCGATCTCGATGATACTCTGTGGCCGATCATGCCGGTATTGGTGCGCGCGGAAAAACTCTTATATGACTGGCTTTGCCTGAATGCACCGGCAGTGTCACGCGCTTATACGATAGACACTCTGCGTCAAAGACGCCAGGCATTGAGCGCCACTGACCCACTGTTTAAAATTAATTTATCCGCATTACGCCACGCAGGGCTGACCGAGGCATTCAATGCGGTGGGTGAAGATGTCTCTAAGATTGATGCAGCTATGGCGCTTTTTGCGGAGGCGCGCCATGCGGTGACGCCTTTCGACGATGTTCAGCCGGTGCTCACCCGCTTGAGCCAACACCTGTTATTGGGTTCCGTATCGAACGGCTTCGCAGATTTGGAGATAATCGGCCTGTCACAGCATTTCGCCATTTCCATCGCCGCGCATAGCTTTGGCTGTGCTAAACCCGATCCGACCATCTTTCACGCCGCCTGCGATGCCCTTGACGTTAAACCGGAACAAGCAGTGTATGTCGGCGACGATCCGCATTTAGACGTGATGGGGGCCGGGGAGGCGGGGTTGCGCAGCGTCTGGATTAATCGATTTGACCGCGTATTACCCGCAGGAATTGTCGCGGACGCGGAGTGTAGGTCATTGCATGAGCTTGAAGCATGGCTGAATGGTCAGGCTAGTCAGGCCCGCAACCGTTGA
- a CDS encoding NAD kinase, with amino-acid sequence MWPIKLSHQQNLPSLPKTIAIVGKYFAAGIDDSLTEVADFLQVRGHKVVFEAETAQNIALTGFEAMTPEQIGQQADAAIIVGGDGTMLGIARQLAPYDVPLIGINQGRLGFMTDISLERMLPVLGEMLDGKYESERRSLLQGVVKRDDVDIFSALAFNDIVVSRGGTSGMAELRVDVDGRFMYNQRSDGLIVSTPTGSTAYALSAGGPLLHPSLNGIVLVPIAPHALSNRPIVVPDSSEIVIEIVNGREINVNFDMQSLTSLQLGDRIVIQRSEHTITFLHPAGWSYYETLRQKLHWNEYPSADGHLR; translated from the coding sequence ATGTGGCCTATAAAATTATCTCACCAACAGAATTTACCTAGTTTGCCTAAAACCATAGCGATTGTTGGCAAGTATTTTGCCGCTGGTATCGACGACTCCTTAACCGAGGTCGCCGACTTTTTGCAAGTGCGCGGACATAAAGTGGTGTTCGAGGCCGAGACCGCCCAAAATATTGCATTGACCGGATTCGAGGCCATGACGCCGGAACAAATCGGGCAACAGGCCGATGCCGCCATCATCGTCGGCGGCGACGGCACCATGTTAGGGATTGCGCGGCAGCTGGCACCTTACGATGTCCCGCTGATCGGTATTAACCAGGGGCGACTCGGTTTCATGACCGATATTTCATTAGAGCGCATGTTGCCGGTACTGGGTGAAATGCTGGATGGAAAGTATGAGTCCGAGCGGCGGTCCTTGTTGCAAGGTGTGGTCAAGCGCGACGACGTGGATATCTTCAGTGCGCTGGCGTTCAATGACATCGTGGTTTCCCGCGGCGGTACTTCGGGCATGGCAGAGTTGCGCGTCGATGTGGATGGCCGTTTTATGTATAACCAGCGTTCCGATGGGCTTATTGTGTCGACCCCGACCGGTTCCACGGCGTATGCGCTATCTGCAGGCGGGCCATTGCTGCATCCCTCGTTGAATGGCATTGTATTGGTGCCAATTGCCCCACATGCGTTGTCTAATCGACCTATCGTCGTGCCGGATAGCAGTGAAATCGTGATTGAAATTGTCAATGGGCGAGAGATCAACGTCAATTTTGATATGCAGTCGCTTACCAGCTTGCAACTCGGAGACCGCATTGTCATTCAGCGCTCTGAGCACACCATCACCTTTTTACATCCTGCTGGCTGGAGCTACTACGAAACGCTGCGTCAAAAATTGCACTGGAATGAATACCCGTCGGCAGACGGTCATTTGCGCTGA